A genomic window from Elaeis guineensis isolate ETL-2024a chromosome 3, EG11, whole genome shotgun sequence includes:
- the LOC105041779 gene encoding NDR1/HIN1-like protein 13 has translation MAERADTPPPPPGHQTAAANLSPAPRLPETYVVQVPREQIYRIPPPENAKLVEQYRNDHDNRRERRPIIPCLKWTISIALVAGILAATITIIYFLVVRPADPFFSVTRLVLKNPNPRGGSPPKPEYDFTMRVDNPSLRMGYSYEAGGKAILAHHGAGIAVGKTKAFHQGYQNTTTFQLALKGSHVLLPKQIQSSLKGSKDVIPLSLMIEFSVRKTVGELEMGNKSMDVTCDIKVSGLAKEARIASQECKSKFT, from the coding sequence CCGTCTCCCCGAAACCTACGTCGTCCAAGTCCCCAGGGAGCAAATCTACCGCATTCCACCCCCAGAGAATGCCAAGCTCGTCGAGCAGTACCGCAACGACCACGACAACCGCCGCGAGCGGCGGCCCATCATCCCATGCCTCAAGTGGACCATCAGCATCGCCCTCGTCGCCGGCATCCTAGCTGCTACCATCACCATCATCTACTTCTTGGTCGTGCGACCTGCCGACCCCTTCTTCTCCGTCACCCGGCTGGTGCTCAAGAATCCAAATCCTCGAGGTGGCTCCCCACCGAAGCCCGAGTATGATTTCACTATGAGAGTCGACAACCCGAGCTTGCGCATGGGGTACTCCTACGAGGCTGGTGGGAAGGCCATCCTTGCTCACCACGGCGCAGGAATTGCGGTTGGAAAGACGAAGGCATTCCATCAGGGGTATCAGAACACGACCACCTTCCAACTAGCCCTCAAGGGATCGCACGTCTTGCTACCAAAGCAGATCCAAAGTAGTCTAAAAGGGTCGAAGGACGTCATCCCTCTATCCTTGATGATTGAATTCTCTGTGAGGAAGACGGTGGGCGAGTTGGAGATGGGGAATAAGAGCATGGATGTAACATGTGACATTAAGGTCAGTGGATTGGCCAAGGAGGCCCGGATCGCATCACAGGAGTGCAAGTCTAAGTTCACATGA